The sequence below is a genomic window from Anaerocolumna chitinilytica.
CTTATAGGCCTTGTCTTGCCTTAGGGTTCCACTTCCTCGTCTTCACTGCTGTCCATCTGGACACTCATAACGATACCCTGGGCAAAATCCCCAAATTTTTCTCCGAACAAATTCATTCCCCCAAGATTTTTAGCATCAGGCTTTACACCGATTTTAAAGCTGATAAAAAAGTCATCGCAGATACCAAGAGTATCTATGGTCTCGTCAGACGTCTTTAACAGATCATCAAAACAGCCCTGGCCATTAATCGTAACAGTCTTTAAAATCCCATATTGTGTCATGGTATCACTCCACCATTCCGGATTTAAATGCCCTCTTCTGCCTCCAAAATCTCCTTTGGAATAAATCGTCGCAATCTCCCTCTCATTAACCCACACGGTTATATCGGAAGGCCAGTCATTCTGATATCCTGGTGCTTCCGAGCAGACTTCAAAAGAAAAGGACAATTCTTTTACCTTGCTCTTCTTCAACATATAGTTCGGAAAACGGTATTCCAGATATCCTGACATAAACCAGATGAGCTGAGCTTCATGTCTGTTCTGAGCATAGAAACCATATGGGGAGTCTTCCACCCCAAGATAAGAACGTTCGCTGATAATACCGCAGTTCTCATTGATCATACAATTATAATAATTACCGATTCCCATGGGAAAGTGATATACTTTAATGTTATCCCTGTCCATCTTATGACGGAACGCATTAAAGTATATATCTTCAAATGCGATTCCGCATACCTTCTGCGCCCCTCTTACTCCCGGTTGCTCTGTTGCCGTTATCATACCGGCTTCTTCTAACACCTTCACATGTAATGCTGCAGATGATAACGGAATTTGAAAAGTACTAGCAATTTCACTGATATTTACTGACTTGTCTATTAGAAGCTGTAAGATATCAAGTCTTATATCAGATGAAAGTGCCTTTCCCACCAGTACAATCTTTTCTTTGTTATCAAAGTCAAGAGCAATCCTTTTCTTCTTGATCTTCAAATAAACTCCTCCTTTCTTGATTATTACATTATTCATGTAATTTAACGTCTCTCATGTTTTTAATATAACACTCTTATATCATATAGTCAATGCATTTATTACAATTTTTATGTTACATTTATATTATTCATTATCACTTATATAATTGGATTGTTTTTCTATGTTTTCATGTTTTTATTATTAAAAGGTAATACTGCACAAATTATTTTCTATTTATTTGGTAATATTTTGTATGGTAATCTAGTTGATTTTATTGTAAGTTTATTTATGACAAGCTCCACAGAAAATACTGTATTAGCTTTATTACAGTTTTTTTGTTGTAATTTACGTCTTTCTCATAAGATAAACCTACAATTCTGTTGGAGCTTGTAAAATTGCCAAGATAATTTAAGTTTGTGTCTGCGCTGCAACCACAAACTAGAGGTAAACAGCAGCGTAGAAATGAGGTAAGTACTGCAATATGAAGAAACTATGCAGAAAGCCTGTCCGCTTTCTGACTCTTTGTGCAATAACCTTTTTATTAGGAGGATGCAATCATATGAAATCTTACACGACATTGGATCTAAGCCAGGAAACAAATAATCATTTTTATAAAAATGACCTGGGAATTACCCAAATCGGCGATCCATTTATCTTAAAAGCTTCCGACAATACATATTATTTATACTGTACTTCAGCTGCCAACGGGTATTATTGCTGGAAATCCAAAGACCTTGTCAATTGGTCCGGTAAAAAAATGTGCTATATCAAAAAATCAGATGCCTGGTGTGTTGATAGCTTTTGGGCTCCTGAAGTAGTAGAATATAAGAATAAATACTATATGTATTATTCTGCCAGAAGTACCGAAGGAAGCCTGCGTATTGGTATAGCTACATCCGACAAGCCGGAGGGTCCCTTTGAGGATGTTAAAAACAAGCCGCTTTTTGATTTCGGCTATGCTGCTATTGATGCCAATGTTCTGATAGATGATGACGGTTCGAAGTATCTCTATTTCTCTAGAGACTGTTCTGAAAATGACATTGGCGGTATTAACAAGAGTGAAATTTATGGAGTTCGTCTTAATGAAGATATGCTATCCTTAAAAGGTGAGCCTGAACTTCTGCTTACTCCTACTCAAAAATGGGAAAAATCCTCCGTAAATCCCCTATGGAACGAAGGACCTGAAGTCATTAAGCATAACAATATCTATTATCTGTCCTATTCAGCCAATTGTTATGCCAGTTCCTCCTACTCTGTAGGCTATGCCACCAGCTCTTCTCCATTAGGGCCTTTTGAAAAATCAGAAAAAAATCCAATTCTGACCTCCGGTACCTCCACAACCATATCAGGTCCAGGACACCACAGCTTTACCGTTTCTCCTGATGGTACAGAGATTTGGATGGCATATCATACACATACCGATCCAAAGACCGGCGGAGGTAATCGCAAGTTAAATATCGACAGAGTTCTCTTTACAGATAAGGGTGAGCTCTATGTTAACGGACCCACCCTTTGTTATTTACCCATCCCTTCGGACGGTTCCTATACCAATCTTGCAAAGGAAGCTCATATCAGCTCCAATGTAAGCACCCCCCATCTGCTGACAGATGGTATCTTCACCCTGCATCAAAAGAATTCCATCTATGACAGTACCATACCGATATCAGGTGAAGAAGCAACTGCAACAATTACCCTGGAATTTAAGGAACCGGTAAAAGTATCCGATATCCTTGTCTACAAAGGAGTTACAAAAGGTCAGGAATTCCAGAAGGTCAAAGCAATCCTTGATGACCATTATCAGACAGAAGAATATACTATGGCTGAAGATACGGATGAGCGTGCCGCTATCTTAAGCTTTAAGGAACAAACCGTCAAAAAGGTTCAGTTGATACTTACACCAAAAAATCCAACAAAGAACCTTTCTCTGTCGGAAATCATGCTCTTAAGACAGAATTAATTGACAATCATTTATACCTTAGGAGGTTTTATTTATGCTGCGTACCGAATACCCACGTCCCCAATTTGTCCGGGAGGAATGGCAATGCCTGAACGGAACCTGGGATTTTGATTTTGATGACGGCGATGAAGCAGATAGCTGTCATTGGGAGAAAGATAACCATTCCTTATCCAGACGAATAGAGGTTCCCTTCTGCTTTGAAAGTGAGCTTAGCGGAATTAAGGATACTTCCATCCACAACAAATGCTTTTATAAGCGCACTTTTACCCTGCCGTCTGAATGGGAGGGGAAGAATATACTGCTGCACTTTGGTGCGGTGGACTACCGCTGTAAGGTTTATATTGATGAAGCTTTATGCGGTGAACATGAAGGAGGCAGTTCTGCCTTTTCTTTTGATATAACCCACTGCCTGAAGAAATCCGTTACGGAGCATAGTCTTTCTGTCTTCGCAGAGGACCCTGCCACTGATGAGACCATCCCTAGAGGAAAGCAGTTCTGGGAAGAAAAAAGCGCCGGCATCTGGTATACCAGGACCTCCGGCATCTGGCAGACAGTATGGCTAGAACCTGTCGACCCCGTAAATATAACCAGACTTAAGATGACCCCTGATTTTGACCAGGATATCCTTAACCTTGAATGCACTTTTAGTAAGCTCGTTCCCAATATGTCCTTAGAGGTAACAATTTTCTTTAAAGAAGAGCTTATTTGCAAGGATACCTATTCCGTTAGCAGTAATACCATATTTAAAAGGAGCATCCATCTGGCCGGAGATAAAATATTTCACACCAACAGCCATAGTGCCAGCCGCTCCTGGACCCCGGAAAATCCTGCTCTTTATGACATCCGTTTAACCTTAGTCTCTGATAAAGGAATTCACGACTGTGTTAGCAGCTATTTCGGTATGCGTAAGATACATATCGAGAACGGAATGGTGTACTTAAATAACTATCCCTATTATCTTAAGCTGGTACTTGATCAGGGTTACTGGCCCGAAGGTATTCTGACAGCTCCCAATGACGAAGCTTTCCAATATGATATTAAAATCATGAAAGAAATGGGCTTTAACGGCTGCAGAAAGCATCAGAAAACAGAGGATCCAAGATTTTTATACTGGTCTGACAAATTAGGATATCTGGTGTGGGAAGAAATTGCTGCTGCCTGCCTTTTTACTGATAAATCCGTTATGCGCTATATCAGAGAATGGATGGAAGTTGTGGAAAGAGATTATAACCATCCTTCTATCGTTGCCTGGGTACCCTTTAATGAAAGCTGGGCAGTCCCAGGTATCGGCCGCAACACCCTTCAGCAGGATTACACCGTTTCTCTGTACCATATGCTAAAGGCATTGGACCCTACAAGGCTGGTAGTCAATAATGACGGCTGGGAACAGACCAAAACGGATATCTGTGCCATTCATAACTATTCCCATGGAACACCAAGGGAGCCCGGTAAACAAGATACCTTTAAGAGATTTACATCAGATCTTAACCTTTTACTCTCTCCCTACTCAGCAGGAAGAAATATCTTTGCTCCTCCATACAAGTATGAGGGTC
It includes:
- a CDS encoding glycoside hydrolase family 2 protein: MLRTEYPRPQFVREEWQCLNGTWDFDFDDGDEADSCHWEKDNHSLSRRIEVPFCFESELSGIKDTSIHNKCFYKRTFTLPSEWEGKNILLHFGAVDYRCKVYIDEALCGEHEGGSSAFSFDITHCLKKSVTEHSLSVFAEDPATDETIPRGKQFWEEKSAGIWYTRTSGIWQTVWLEPVDPVNITRLKMTPDFDQDILNLECTFSKLVPNMSLEVTIFFKEELICKDTYSVSSNTIFKRSIHLAGDKIFHTNSHSASRSWTPENPALYDIRLTLVSDKGIHDCVSSYFGMRKIHIENGMVYLNNYPYYLKLVLDQGYWPEGILTAPNDEAFQYDIKIMKEMGFNGCRKHQKTEDPRFLYWSDKLGYLVWEEIAAACLFTDKSVMRYIREWMEVVERDYNHPSIVAWVPFNESWAVPGIGRNTLQQDYTVSLYHMLKALDPTRLVVNNDGWEQTKTDICAIHNYSHGTPREPGKQDTFKRFTSDLNLLLSPYSAGRNIFAPPYKYEGQPILITECGGIHYNNSEQGSWGYTNADSEEDFLQQYGFVIDNIMQSDYIYGFCYTQLSDVEQETNGLLTYKREPKCAPEKIKAINNQYRHNIAIIPEK
- a CDS encoding glycoside hydrolase family 43 protein; this translates as MKSYTTLDLSQETNNHFYKNDLGITQIGDPFILKASDNTYYLYCTSAANGYYCWKSKDLVNWSGKKMCYIKKSDAWCVDSFWAPEVVEYKNKYYMYYSARSTEGSLRIGIATSDKPEGPFEDVKNKPLFDFGYAAIDANVLIDDDGSKYLYFSRDCSENDIGGINKSEIYGVRLNEDMLSLKGEPELLLTPTQKWEKSSVNPLWNEGPEVIKHNNIYYLSYSANCYASSSYSVGYATSSSPLGPFEKSEKNPILTSGTSTTISGPGHHSFTVSPDGTEIWMAYHTHTDPKTGGGNRKLNIDRVLFTDKGELYVNGPTLCYLPIPSDGSYTNLAKEAHISSNVSTPHLLTDGIFTLHQKNSIYDSTIPISGEEATATITLEFKEPVKVSDILVYKGVTKGQEFQKVKAILDDHYQTEEYTMAEDTDERAAILSFKEQTVKKVQLILTPKNPTKNLSLSEIMLLRQN
- a CDS encoding ArsR/SmtB family transcription factor, yielding MKIKKKRIALDFDNKEKIVLVGKALSSDIRLDILQLLIDKSVNISEIASTFQIPLSSAALHVKVLEEAGMITATEQPGVRGAQKVCGIAFEDIYFNAFRHKMDRDNIKVYHFPMGIGNYYNCMINENCGIISERSYLGVEDSPYGFYAQNRHEAQLIWFMSGYLEYRFPNYMLKKSKVKELSFSFEVCSEAPGYQNDWPSDITVWVNEREIATIYSKGDFGGRRGHLNPEWWSDTMTQYGILKTVTINGQGCFDDLLKTSDETIDTLGICDDFFISFKIGVKPDAKNLGGMNLFGEKFGDFAQGIVMSVQMDSSEDEEVEP